In Myxococcus stipitatus, the following are encoded in one genomic region:
- a CDS encoding MBL fold metallo-hydrolase, translating to MKTQGIRRVLRRGAMGLAALLALGILVLVVDGYTAFGKRAIGARRERMERSPQWKDGHFDNPQPLVNHYGEMLTSALRASPHANPTEPLQVAPIDPGRFRTPPATGLRLTWLGHSTLLVELDGHRILTDPVWSERVSPYTWVGPKRWFPPPIALADLPPIDAVVISHDHYDHLDMGTVVALKDSKAVFIVPLGVGAHLESWGIPVERIVELDWWERTTVGGLEVVATPARHASGRQVLDKDATLWAGYALVGPRHRVFFSGDTGLFPAMKDIGERLGPFDVTMIETGQYHRTWPDWHIGPEQAVLAHQMLRGKAMLPIHWALFGLAYHGWTEPAERVRAAATQASISLLLPKPGQSLEPGTSRAEPPWWPVLAWETAEQHPILSTGMDAPVMATQPGHLP from the coding sequence ATGAAGACCCAAGGCATTCGGCGCGTGCTGCGCCGGGGCGCGATGGGGCTGGCGGCGCTGCTGGCGCTGGGCATCCTCGTACTCGTCGTGGACGGATACACCGCGTTTGGCAAGCGTGCGATAGGGGCGCGGCGCGAGAGGATGGAGCGCTCGCCGCAGTGGAAGGACGGGCACTTCGACAATCCCCAGCCGCTGGTGAACCACTACGGTGAGATGCTGACGAGCGCGCTGCGTGCGAGCCCTCATGCGAATCCCACCGAGCCCCTCCAGGTGGCCCCCATCGACCCCGGGCGCTTCCGGACGCCCCCCGCGACAGGGTTGCGCCTGACCTGGTTGGGACACTCCACGCTGCTGGTGGAGCTGGATGGCCACCGCATCCTCACGGACCCGGTGTGGAGCGAGCGCGTCTCGCCCTACACCTGGGTGGGTCCCAAACGCTGGTTCCCGCCGCCCATCGCGTTGGCGGACCTTCCCCCCATCGACGCGGTGGTCATCTCCCATGACCACTATGACCACCTGGACATGGGGACCGTGGTCGCGCTCAAGGACTCCAAGGCCGTCTTCATCGTGCCACTCGGGGTGGGCGCGCATCTCGAGTCGTGGGGCATCCCCGTCGAGCGCATCGTGGAGCTCGACTGGTGGGAGCGCACCACCGTGGGCGGGCTGGAGGTGGTCGCCACGCCCGCGCGCCATGCCTCGGGGCGCCAGGTGCTCGACAAGGACGCCACGCTGTGGGCTGGCTATGCGCTGGTGGGCCCGCGGCACCGGGTCTTCTTCTCGGGTGACACCGGCTTGTTCCCCGCGATGAAGGACATCGGCGAGCGTCTGGGGCCCTTCGACGTGACGATGATTGAGACGGGCCAGTACCACCGCACCTGGCCGGACTGGCACATCGGCCCGGAGCAGGCCGTGCTGGCACACCAGATGCTACGTGGGAAGGCGATGCTTCCCATTCACTGGGCCCTGTTCGGGCTGGCCTATCACGGTTGGACGGAGCCGGCGGAGCGAGTGCGCGCGGCGGCCACGCAGGCCTCGATATCGCTCCTGCTCCCCAAGCCCGGGCAGAGTCTGGAGCCAGGCACCTCGCGGGCCGAGCCTCCCTGGTGGCCGGTGTTGGCATGGGAGACCGCGGAGCAACATCCCATCCTCTCGACGGGGATGGATGCTCCGGTGATGGCCACGCAGCCGGGCCACCTGCCTTGA
- a CDS encoding ABC transporter ATP-binding protein, translating into MSPSPEMSVVLEDVRRAFGKAQALRGVSLSVHAGEVYGLVGPDGAGKTTAIRLMSGLLLPDSGRVRLLGEDPANTRSPVRESLGLVPQRNTLYGDLSVDENLRFFAKLFGLSHRDFEERRAQLLGITRLGRFTDRRADALSGGMYKKLALACALLHRPRVLLLDEPTNGVDPVSRRELWELLYGLVHEGMTLLVSTPYMDEAARCHRVGLLHAGALIAEGDPRELARQHGVAASNFEAVFLSLVEKRDGGRAA; encoded by the coding sequence GTGAGCCCGTCGCCGGAGATGTCCGTGGTGCTCGAGGACGTCCGCCGCGCCTTCGGCAAGGCGCAGGCCCTGCGGGGCGTGTCGCTCTCCGTCCACGCGGGTGAGGTCTACGGGCTGGTGGGCCCCGACGGCGCGGGGAAGACCACGGCCATCCGGTTGATGTCGGGCCTGTTGCTTCCGGACTCGGGCCGGGTCCGGCTGTTGGGAGAGGACCCCGCGAACACGCGCTCCCCGGTGCGTGAGTCCCTGGGCCTGGTGCCGCAGCGGAACACGCTCTACGGAGACCTGAGCGTCGACGAGAACCTGCGCTTCTTCGCGAAGCTGTTCGGCCTGTCCCACCGGGACTTTGAAGAGCGGCGCGCGCAGCTCCTGGGCATCACCCGGTTGGGGCGCTTCACGGACCGGCGCGCGGACGCGTTGTCGGGCGGCATGTACAAGAAGCTGGCGCTGGCGTGTGCCCTGCTCCACCGGCCTCGCGTGCTGCTGCTCGACGAGCCGACCAACGGCGTGGACCCGGTGAGCCGCCGCGAGCTGTGGGAGCTGCTCTACGGCCTGGTCCACGAGGGCATGACGCTCCTGGTGTCCACGCCGTACATGGACGAGGCCGCGCGGTGTCATCGCGTGGGTCTGCTCCATGCGGGGGCGCTCATCGCGGAGGGAGACCCTCGGGAGCTGGCGCGCCAGCATGGGGTGGCGGCGTCCAACTTCGAGGCCGTGTTCCTGTCGCTCGTCGAGAAGCGCGATGGCGGGAGGGCCGCATGA
- a CDS encoding ABC transporter permease, protein MDSSRVNRRVGRILAMAGKEVLHIRRDIRTLYLALALPVVMLVLFGFGISFDVDHLELAVVDQDRTDLSRELVRQVTASGEFVVMRDGTSPEEAVSELRRGHATGVLLIRKGFAEDWMRGGAQVQFLLDGADGNTATQALAKAQALVEMAGRNLGGSRVMAAPPLEVRVRTLFNPTARSAMFLVPGLAAYLLAIVAVLITALTVAREWERGSMEQLFATPVGRMEIVVGKLLPYLGIGLLQVMLVLAVGTWVFDVPIRGSLLALGLGAFLFLVGMLGQGLLISVVTRNQMVATQVATMTSVLPSMLLSGFIFPIENLPAPLKLISTLIPARYFVATLRGVLLRGNGLAVLWPQLVALTLFAALMLVVATRRFQRRLD, encoded by the coding sequence ATGGACTCGTCTCGAGTGAATCGCCGGGTGGGACGCATCCTCGCGATGGCGGGCAAGGAGGTCCTGCACATCCGCCGGGACATCCGCACCCTCTATCTGGCGCTGGCGCTGCCCGTGGTGATGCTGGTGCTGTTCGGCTTCGGCATCAGCTTCGACGTGGACCACCTGGAGCTGGCGGTGGTGGACCAGGACCGCACGGACCTGTCGCGCGAGCTGGTGCGCCAGGTCACCGCGTCCGGCGAGTTCGTGGTGATGCGCGATGGCACCTCGCCCGAGGAGGCCGTGAGCGAGCTGCGCCGAGGCCACGCGACAGGGGTCCTGCTGATTCGCAAGGGCTTCGCCGAGGACTGGATGCGCGGAGGGGCCCAGGTCCAGTTCCTGCTCGATGGCGCGGATGGCAACACGGCGACACAGGCCCTGGCGAAGGCCCAGGCGTTGGTGGAGATGGCGGGCCGCAACCTCGGGGGCTCCCGGGTGATGGCCGCGCCTCCACTGGAGGTCCGCGTGCGCACGCTGTTCAACCCCACCGCGCGCTCGGCGATGTTCCTGGTGCCGGGGCTCGCGGCGTATCTGCTGGCCATCGTCGCGGTGCTCATCACCGCGCTGACGGTGGCGCGAGAGTGGGAGCGAGGCTCCATGGAGCAGCTCTTCGCGACCCCCGTGGGCCGGATGGAGATTGTCGTGGGCAAGCTGCTGCCCTACCTGGGCATCGGCCTGCTCCAGGTGATGCTGGTGCTGGCGGTGGGCACCTGGGTGTTCGACGTGCCGATCCGCGGCAGCCTGCTGGCGCTGGGCCTGGGCGCGTTCCTGTTCCTCGTGGGGATGCTGGGCCAGGGGCTGCTCATCTCGGTGGTGACTCGCAACCAGATGGTGGCGACGCAGGTGGCCACGATGACGTCCGTGCTGCCATCCATGCTCCTGTCCGGGTTCATCTTCCCCATCGAGAACCTGCCGGCGCCGCTCAAGCTCATCAGCACGTTGATACCCGCGCGGTACTTCGTGGCCACGCTGCGCGGGGTGCTCCTGCGCGGCAACGGCCTGGCGGTGCTGTGGCCGCAGTTGGTGGCACTGACCTTGTTCGCGGCCCTCATGTTGGTGGTGGCGACGCGCCGTTTCCAGCGGCGGCTGGACTGA
- a CDS encoding ABC transporter permease, with amino-acid sequence MHPLVVQYRAVVVKEVRQTARDRRVMALLTLAPLIQLFILGFAVNFDVRHVPTVVVDRDKTAESRDYARGQLAGDTLRFTAELPDELAAVEAIEQGKASVALIFPPDFQKDLLRGDEAQVQALVDGSDPTRSAVAATAVTQYGLRRATQLLSIQAERQGQLPMHAPVELVPRVLYNPELSTSVYVVPGIAAMLLLIVTTVIMAMGLSRERETGTLEQLQVTPLRPGILMAGKVTPFLLIGLVDVGLALSVGAWVFGVPLRGSLLLVAVATLFYLLSTLGVGLLIATVSRTQQQAFVGGFLFVLPAVLLSGVMSPIRAMPDWLAWLTYLNPVRYYAEVLRGALLKDAGLWDLWRQVLLLALFGGAMMAVAARRFHKTSG; translated from the coding sequence ATGCATCCGCTGGTGGTGCAGTACCGCGCGGTGGTGGTGAAGGAAGTGCGGCAGACGGCGCGGGACCGTCGCGTCATGGCGCTCCTGACGCTGGCGCCGCTCATCCAGCTGTTCATCCTGGGCTTCGCGGTGAACTTCGACGTGCGCCACGTCCCCACGGTGGTCGTCGACCGGGACAAGACGGCGGAGAGCCGCGACTATGCCCGGGGCCAGCTCGCGGGTGACACCTTGCGCTTCACGGCCGAGCTCCCTGATGAACTCGCGGCGGTCGAGGCCATCGAGCAAGGCAAGGCCTCCGTCGCGCTCATCTTTCCTCCGGATTTCCAGAAGGACCTGCTGCGCGGCGACGAGGCCCAGGTCCAGGCGTTGGTGGATGGCTCGGACCCCACGCGCTCAGCCGTCGCGGCGACCGCGGTGACGCAGTACGGGCTGCGTCGGGCCACTCAGCTGTTGAGCATTCAGGCGGAGCGGCAGGGGCAGCTTCCGATGCACGCTCCGGTGGAGCTGGTCCCCCGTGTCCTCTACAACCCGGAGCTGTCGACCTCCGTGTACGTGGTGCCCGGAATCGCGGCGATGCTGCTGCTCATCGTCACCACGGTCATCATGGCCATGGGGTTGTCCCGCGAGCGGGAGACGGGGACGCTGGAGCAGCTCCAGGTGACGCCGCTGCGGCCCGGCATCTTGATGGCGGGCAAGGTGACGCCGTTCCTGCTGATTGGGCTGGTGGACGTGGGGCTCGCGTTGAGCGTGGGCGCCTGGGTCTTTGGTGTCCCGCTGCGAGGGAGCCTGCTGCTCGTCGCGGTGGCCACCCTCTTCTACCTCCTGTCCACGTTGGGCGTGGGGCTCCTCATCGCGACGGTGAGCCGCACGCAGCAGCAGGCCTTCGTGGGTGGGTTCCTCTTCGTCCTCCCCGCGGTGCTCCTCTCCGGAGTGATGAGCCCCATCCGGGCGATGCCGGACTGGCTGGCGTGGCTGACGTACCTGAATCCGGTGCGTTACTACGCGGAGGTGCTGCGCGGCGCGCTGCTCAAGGACGCGGGCCTGTGGGATTTGTGGCGGCAGGTGCTCCTGCTCGCCCTCTTTGGAGGCGCGATGATGGCCGTGGCCGCTCGGCGGTTCCACAAGACCTCGGGCTGA
- a CDS encoding helix-turn-helix domain-containing GNAT family N-acetyltransferase, producing MAQTRRDQNVAAVRHFNRFYTQKIGVLTDGLLKSEYSLTEARLFYELHHREAPTAAELSRELALDPGYLSRLLRRFGNEGHIERVPSALDGRQHLLRLTAKGEQTYARLNNRSEDSIRTLLSPLRGDERQRIVEAMRVIEELLADAKPRVSAESVVLRPHRSGDIGWVIQRHGELYSQEYGWDERFEALVAGIASRFILEREPERERCWIAELNGRSVGSVFLVSESKTVAKLRLLLVEPSARGLGIGTRLVDACVSFARDAGYRKVRLWTDSQLLAARHLYEQAGFVRIGTEPHNDFGEGLVSETWELKL from the coding sequence ATGGCACAGACACGACGTGACCAGAACGTGGCGGCGGTGCGGCACTTCAACCGCTTCTACACCCAGAAGATTGGCGTCCTGACCGATGGCCTGCTCAAGAGCGAGTACTCGCTGACCGAAGCCCGGCTCTTCTACGAGCTCCACCATCGGGAGGCGCCCACCGCCGCGGAGCTGAGCCGGGAGCTCGCGCTGGACCCCGGCTACCTCAGCCGGCTGCTGCGCCGATTCGGCAACGAGGGGCACATCGAACGGGTGCCGTCCGCGCTGGATGGACGGCAGCACCTGCTGCGCCTCACGGCCAAGGGAGAGCAGACGTACGCGCGGCTGAACAACCGCTCCGAGGACTCCATCCGGACCCTGCTGTCCCCTCTTCGAGGTGACGAGCGCCAGCGCATCGTGGAGGCGATGCGGGTCATCGAGGAGCTCCTCGCGGATGCGAAACCTCGGGTGTCCGCGGAGTCCGTCGTGCTGCGGCCCCACCGGTCTGGGGATATCGGCTGGGTCATCCAGCGGCACGGTGAGCTGTACAGCCAGGAGTACGGCTGGGATGAGCGGTTCGAGGCGCTGGTCGCGGGGATTGCATCCCGGTTCATCCTGGAGCGGGAGCCGGAACGGGAGCGCTGTTGGATCGCGGAGCTGAACGGACGGAGCGTCGGCTCGGTGTTCCTGGTGAGCGAGTCGAAGACGGTGGCGAAGCTGCGGCTGTTGCTCGTGGAGCCGTCGGCGCGAGGGCTGGGAATCGGCACCCGGCTGGTGGATGCGTGTGTCAGCTTCGCTCGCGACGCGGGCTACCGGAAGGTGCGCCTGTGGACGGACAGCCAGCTCCTCGCCGCGCGCCATCTGTATGAACAGGCGGGCTTCGTGCGCATCGGCACGGAGCCCCACAATGACTTCGGCGAGGGGCTGGTTTCAGAGACGTGGGAGTTGAAGCTCTGA
- a CDS encoding HlyD family secretion protein — protein MRRAVVLFVVLVVVLTALLGVRILKDRRAAEGPAGGSGVVEGTAVDVRARINARVIARYVEEGARVEKNAVLLALDCTEPEAGLSEATARLAMAQAQAEGARAAAVAAGRSSEAVAAQVEGSQSQIASLADQHGLAERQAERLKKMGEATTEAALDQARAQAQALAQQLEAARHASAATARQARAATEQERASFQQAESALRAIQAAEATVRRAQVSVSECELRAPLSGTVETLPLEVGELALPGAVVARLVDTRRPKATFYLPNAELASARPGQAATVHADAYPDRAFQAHVVTVAREAAFTPRNVQTRSDRDRLVYPVEVHIDAPEGVLLPGMPVEITLGPVNAAAVAEQHP, from the coding sequence ATGCGGCGTGCGGTCGTGCTTTTCGTGGTCCTGGTGGTGGTGCTCACGGCGCTGCTGGGCGTGCGCATCCTGAAGGACCGGCGGGCCGCGGAGGGGCCAGCTGGGGGCTCGGGCGTGGTGGAAGGCACGGCGGTGGACGTGCGCGCGCGCATCAACGCCCGCGTCATCGCCCGCTACGTGGAGGAAGGCGCCCGCGTGGAGAAGAACGCGGTCCTCCTCGCGCTGGACTGCACGGAGCCGGAGGCGGGGCTGTCGGAGGCCACCGCGAGGTTGGCCATGGCGCAGGCCCAGGCGGAAGGGGCTCGCGCGGCGGCGGTGGCCGCGGGCCGCAGCAGTGAAGCGGTGGCCGCGCAGGTGGAAGGAAGCCAGTCCCAGATTGCCTCGCTCGCGGACCAGCACGGGCTCGCCGAGCGTCAGGCCGAGCGGCTCAAGAAGATGGGCGAGGCCACGACGGAGGCCGCGTTGGACCAGGCCCGCGCGCAGGCCCAGGCCCTGGCGCAGCAGCTCGAAGCGGCACGGCATGCGAGCGCGGCCACGGCGAGACAGGCCCGCGCCGCCACCGAGCAGGAGCGCGCCAGCTTCCAGCAGGCCGAGTCCGCGCTCCGAGCCATCCAGGCCGCGGAGGCCACGGTCCGCCGGGCCCAGGTGTCGGTGTCGGAGTGTGAGCTGCGCGCGCCGCTGAGCGGGACGGTGGAGACGCTGCCGCTGGAGGTCGGTGAGCTGGCGCTGCCCGGCGCGGTGGTCGCGCGGCTGGTGGACACGCGCCGCCCCAAGGCGACGTTCTACCTGCCCAACGCGGAGCTCGCCTCGGCCCGGCCGGGACAGGCGGCGACGGTGCACGCGGACGCGTATCCCGACCGCGCGTTCCAGGCCCACGTGGTGACGGTGGCGCGAGAGGCGGCGTTCACGCCTCGCAACGTGCAGACACGCTCGGACCGGGACCGGCTGGTCTACCCCGTGGAGGTGCACATCGACGCGCCCGAGGGCGTGCTGCTGCCGGGCATGCCGGTGGAGATCACCCTGGGGCCGGTGAACGCGGCGGCGGTCGCGGAGCAGCATCCGTGA
- a CDS encoding ABC transporter ATP-binding protein: MTPAIEVRHLTRRFGTFTAVDDVSFDVGAGEIFGYLGANGAGKSTTIRMLCGLLKPSSGGAHVAGFDVGLEPERVKAGIGYMSQRFSLYLDLSVRANLEFFASAYGAYGRELERRIGAMLERMQLRDVQNEVTGSLPGGLQQRVALASAVLHQPRIVFLDEPTAGVDPVQRRSFWELIRDLASHGTTVFVTTHYMDEAENCARIGIMVDGKLVALDSPEGLKRTHAPGRVLEVRGPRLSPALDSLRGLEGVLDVSRFGSGATVRVDPVRLAPEALADRLRAQGVDPLEMEDSAPTLDDVFLALTANAQRGED; the protein is encoded by the coding sequence ATGACTCCGGCCATCGAGGTGCGTCACCTGACGAGGCGCTTCGGGACCTTCACCGCCGTGGACGACGTGAGCTTCGACGTCGGAGCGGGAGAGATTTTCGGCTACCTGGGCGCCAACGGCGCGGGCAAGTCCACCACCATCCGGATGTTGTGTGGCCTGCTCAAGCCCTCGAGTGGCGGTGCCCATGTCGCGGGCTTCGACGTGGGGCTCGAGCCCGAGCGCGTGAAGGCGGGCATCGGCTACATGTCCCAGCGGTTCTCGCTGTACCTGGACCTGAGCGTGCGCGCGAACCTGGAGTTCTTCGCGTCGGCGTATGGCGCGTACGGACGGGAGCTGGAGCGGCGCATCGGGGCGATGCTCGAGCGCATGCAGCTTCGCGACGTCCAGAACGAAGTGACGGGCTCCCTGCCAGGAGGACTCCAGCAGCGCGTCGCGTTGGCGAGCGCGGTGCTGCACCAGCCTCGCATCGTCTTCCTCGACGAGCCCACCGCGGGAGTGGACCCGGTGCAGCGGCGCTCCTTCTGGGAGCTGATTCGAGACCTCGCCTCGCATGGCACCACGGTCTTCGTCACCACGCACTACATGGACGAGGCGGAGAACTGCGCGCGCATCGGCATCATGGTGGACGGAAAGCTGGTGGCGCTGGACAGCCCCGAAGGACTGAAGCGGACCCACGCTCCGGGCCGGGTGTTGGAGGTGCGAGGCCCCCGCCTCTCCCCTGCCCTGGATTCGCTGCGCGGTCTGGAGGGGGTGCTGGACGTGAGCCGCTTCGGTTCGGGGGCCACGGTTCGCGTGGACCCGGTCCGGCTTGCTCCCGAGGCGCTGGCGGACCGGCTGCGTGCACAGGGGGTGGACCCGTTGGAGATGGAGGACTCCGCGCCCACGCTGGACGACGTCTTCCTGGCGCTGACGGCGAACGCCCAGCGTGGAGAGGACTGA
- a CDS encoding MFS transporter, protein MSATAAAPALSVFRHRDFRTYQIARLCAVLAMQIESVAIGWQVYEMTGSALALGYTGLAQFVPFLMFCLLGGQAADRFDRRTILAICQGVMLVCSLALLSFSLGHITDVRFVYGVLILFGTARAFYAPAGSALTPHLVPKEDLTRAVALNSTTWQVATIAGPAVGGVLYGWAGPTGAYVGSAALCALTVVWILSLKVRTGRASSQPLSFATLVAGLGFVRRQRMLLGSITLDLFAVLLGGAVALLPIYAKDVLHTGPWGLGLLRCAPAAGAALTAVGFAMRPLGGNAGWKMFAAVAVFGAATLVFGVSRSLPLSLLALAVAGAADMVSVVVRHTLELMATPDEMRGRVGAVNMMCIGASNELGEFRAGWLAEHVGAVPAVVTGAVGTLVVVAIWAWGFPELRKVDRLELTAAGPSPEPDTSKEPASQAG, encoded by the coding sequence ATGTCCGCAACCGCAGCAGCCCCGGCCCTCTCCGTCTTTCGTCACCGAGACTTCCGCACCTACCAGATCGCTCGACTCTGCGCGGTGCTGGCCATGCAGATTGAGTCGGTGGCCATCGGCTGGCAGGTGTACGAGATGACGGGCAGCGCCCTGGCGCTCGGCTACACGGGGCTTGCCCAGTTCGTCCCCTTCCTCATGTTCTGCCTGCTCGGGGGACAGGCCGCCGACCGGTTTGATCGGCGGACCATCCTGGCCATCTGCCAGGGCGTGATGCTGGTGTGCAGCCTGGCGCTCTTGTCCTTCTCGCTGGGCCACATCACGGATGTGCGCTTCGTCTACGGCGTCTTGATTCTCTTCGGCACGGCGCGCGCCTTCTATGCGCCCGCGGGCTCCGCGCTCACGCCGCACCTGGTCCCGAAGGAGGACCTCACGCGCGCGGTCGCCCTGAACTCCACGACGTGGCAGGTGGCCACCATCGCGGGTCCGGCGGTGGGCGGCGTGCTCTACGGATGGGCGGGCCCGACGGGGGCCTATGTCGGCTCGGCCGCGCTGTGCGCGCTGACGGTGGTGTGGATCCTCTCGTTGAAGGTGCGGACCGGCCGGGCCTCGTCACAGCCGTTGTCCTTCGCCACGCTCGTCGCGGGCCTGGGCTTCGTGCGACGCCAGCGGATGCTGCTGGGCAGCATCACCCTGGACCTGTTCGCCGTGCTGCTCGGTGGCGCCGTGGCGCTGCTCCCCATCTACGCCAAGGATGTGCTGCACACAGGCCCCTGGGGGCTCGGACTGCTTCGTTGTGCTCCGGCGGCGGGCGCGGCCCTCACGGCGGTGGGTTTCGCCATGCGCCCCCTGGGCGGAAACGCGGGCTGGAAGATGTTCGCGGCCGTGGCCGTCTTCGGGGCGGCGACGCTCGTGTTCGGAGTGAGCCGCTCGCTGCCTTTGTCGCTGCTGGCCCTGGCGGTGGCCGGCGCCGCGGACATGGTCAGCGTGGTGGTGCGCCACACCCTGGAGTTGATGGCCACTCCCGACGAGATGCGGGGTCGCGTCGGCGCGGTGAACATGATGTGCATCGGTGCTTCCAACGAGCTCGGTGAGTTCCGCGCGGGCTGGCTCGCCGAGCACGTGGGCGCCGTTCCGGCCGTGGTGACGGGCGCGGTGGGGACCCTGGTGGTCGTGGCCATCTGGGCCTGGGGCTTCCCCGAGCTGCGAAAGGTGGATCGTCTGGAGCTGACCGCCGCCGGCCCCTCTCCCGAGCCGGACACGTCCAAGGAACCCGCCAGCCAGGCGGGTTGA
- a CDS encoding bile acid:sodium symporter family protein: MSLRLIKRLSRDWFLLGMLSAVGLALLFPDFGRAGGAMHADVVTNVGIFIVFFLHGVGMPLAQLKAGALQWRLHVLVQSFTFLVFPALWFVFNLLLGAWVPADVSLGFLFLCAVPSTISSSVAMTGAARGNVAGAIFDASLSSLLGIFLTPLIIGLLARTTGQSLPLGDAIFKLSLLLLLPLAVGQGVRPFVGAAFARYRKYTNGVDRVFILVLVYASFCDSFSSGIFSSHGGGTLAMVVGGAALLLATVLTLSTLAARRWGFSTEDEIAAVFCGSKKTLASGVPMARLLFGAHPALGLIVLPLMFYHQLQLVVCSVLAERYASRPTAS; encoded by the coding sequence ATGTCACTGCGCCTCATCAAGCGGCTCTCGCGGGACTGGTTCCTTCTGGGAATGCTCAGTGCCGTGGGGCTCGCGCTCCTCTTCCCCGACTTTGGCCGGGCCGGTGGGGCGATGCACGCCGACGTCGTCACGAACGTCGGCATCTTCATCGTGTTCTTCCTCCATGGCGTGGGGATGCCCCTGGCCCAGCTCAAGGCCGGGGCCCTTCAGTGGCGGCTGCACGTCCTGGTGCAGTCCTTCACGTTCCTCGTCTTCCCCGCGCTGTGGTTCGTCTTCAACCTCCTCCTGGGCGCTTGGGTGCCGGCGGACGTGTCGCTGGGCTTCCTGTTCCTGTGCGCGGTGCCCTCCACCATCTCCTCATCCGTGGCGATGACAGGAGCGGCCCGAGGCAACGTCGCGGGCGCCATCTTCGACGCGAGCCTGTCCAGCCTGCTGGGCATCTTCCTCACGCCGCTCATCATCGGGTTGCTCGCCCGAACCACGGGGCAGTCGCTGCCCTTGGGCGACGCCATCTTCAAGCTGTCGCTGTTGCTGCTCTTGCCGCTGGCGGTGGGCCAGGGAGTCAGGCCCTTCGTGGGAGCGGCCTTCGCGCGCTACCGGAAGTACACCAACGGCGTGGACCGGGTGTTCATCCTGGTCCTGGTCTATGCCTCGTTCTGTGACTCGTTTTCGTCAGGCATCTTCAGCAGCCACGGCGGGGGCACGCTCGCGATGGTGGTGGGCGGCGCCGCGCTGCTGCTCGCCACGGTGCTGACGCTCAGCACGCTCGCGGCGCGGCGGTGGGGGTTCTCCACGGAGGATGAGATCGCCGCCGTGTTCTGCGGCTCCAAGAAGACGCTGGCGTCAGGAGTGCCCATGGCCCGGCTGTTGTTCGGCGCGCACCCGGCGCTGGGGCTCATCGTCCTGCCGCTCATGTTCTACCACCAGCTTCAGCTCGTGGTGTGTTCGGTGCTGGCGGAGCGCTACGCGAGCCGCCCCACCGCGTCCTGA
- a CDS encoding endonuclease, with amino-acid sequence MLRLAPLLACASLFLASCSDNDEDDGVDPDTTQFKVMTRNLYLGADIDRLFAAQSAADVPGITATLYATVQQTNFPERVKSIADEIQATNPALIGLQEVALFRTQSPSDFSTNPMPNAQTVTYDYLDILMKELQSRGLNYRVAATVQNADVELPASLSGNATDLTDVRLTDRDVILARGDVQVSNVVTGNYAFAQEVSVGGIPFRILRGFTKLDANLKDARFAFVNTHLETLSPGNQNQATELAALVATYARPLILVGDLNTGPGSPTTGYGVLVNSTTGLTDAWTTVGTGSGFTCCFNETLTDANANGLDERIDLVLYAGGGIDPQSTAIVGANLTDRTPAGLWPTDHAGLVVEFRLTH; translated from the coding sequence TTGCTTCGCCTCGCGCCGCTGCTCGCGTGCGCCTCCTTGTTCCTCGCGTCCTGCAGTGACAACGATGAGGATGATGGCGTCGATCCAGATACCACCCAGTTCAAGGTGATGACGCGCAACCTCTACCTGGGCGCCGACATCGACCGGCTGTTCGCGGCACAGTCCGCGGCCGACGTGCCCGGTATCACCGCGACGCTCTACGCGACGGTGCAGCAGACGAACTTCCCCGAGCGCGTCAAATCCATCGCGGATGAGATCCAGGCGACGAACCCCGCGCTCATCGGGCTGCAAGAGGTCGCGCTCTTCCGGACGCAGAGCCCCAGCGACTTCTCGACCAATCCCATGCCCAACGCGCAGACGGTGACCTACGACTACCTGGACATCCTGATGAAGGAGCTCCAGAGCCGTGGGCTGAACTACCGCGTGGCGGCGACGGTTCAGAATGCCGACGTCGAGCTCCCCGCCTCCCTCTCTGGCAACGCCACCGACCTGACCGACGTGCGACTCACGGACCGCGATGTCATCCTGGCGCGCGGAGACGTGCAGGTCTCCAACGTGGTGACGGGCAACTATGCCTTCGCCCAGGAAGTGAGCGTGGGGGGCATTCCGTTCCGCATCCTGCGAGGCTTCACCAAGTTGGATGCCAACCTGAAGGACGCGCGCTTCGCCTTCGTCAACACGCACCTGGAGACGCTGTCCCCTGGCAACCAGAACCAGGCCACGGAGCTGGCGGCGCTCGTCGCCACGTATGCGCGGCCGCTCATCCTCGTGGGTGACCTCAACACCGGGCCGGGCTCGCCAACCACGGGCTACGGCGTGCTGGTCAACTCGACGACGGGCCTGACCGATGCGTGGACCACCGTGGGCACGGGGTCGGGCTTCACGTGCTGCTTCAACGAGACGCTCACCGACGCCAACGCGAACGGCCTCGACGAGCGCATCGACCTGGTGCTGTACGCCGGGGGCGGCATCGACCCACAGTCCACGGCCATCGTGGGCGCGAACCTCACGGACCGCACGCCCGCGGGCCTCTGGCCCACGGACCACGCGGGCCTGGTAGTGGAGTTCCGCCTCACGCACTGA